In Methanofollis aquaemaris, the genomic window GCCTTCACGCATATCTCCACCGGTGGAGGCGCATGCATCGAGTTCCTGACCGGCAAGAAACTCCCGGCGATCGCGGCACTGGAGCGCTCGCGGGAGATCTTCGGGTGAAGGGGGTTCGGCCCTCTTCACGTCTTTTCGTTCTGTCCTGAGAGCCGTTGAGGACGGTCCGGGGTTTTATGGTGTGTTGTTCGTTTTCGGGCGAGTGGTAACGCCCCGGGATTGTTGGAGTTTAGGGCTCTGTAGAATTCGGCATGAGCCTCCGGGCTCAAGCATACGCGATGAAAATTCTCGTTGGTCTCTGGCGGGCATGGATCCGTGCTCCCTCTTCAGAGCAGGACACCAGATGGGACCGCCACTTCATTGCCGCCCCGCCCCTATCTTCGTCGCGGGGGGTCCGGGGGTTGCACCTCGTGGTCCTCTCATTCAGATGATTGGGCTGGGCGGGAGTCAGTCGACAGGATGGTGCAATTGCCTCACCTGGTCCACCGCCTGGCAGTTATCTGTCGATCGTCATCGTGAGGGACCGGGGAGGCGAAGTCTCCTCCAGGCATGGGGTGTTCTGCGTTCTTTTTCGGAATGTTCAAGGGTTCGTAGAGTGATAGGGCCATGATCGCGTATGCGGGTGTTCAGACTTTTCGCTCTCGTCTCTCTCCTCTTTCTCTGCATGCTTCCGGCGGCGGCGACAAATATGGTTCCTGAAGGGCCGATCAGTCCGGAGAGCGTGATCGCCCTCGTTGTCTTCTGGCTGACGCTCTACTGCATCGCCGCCGTGGTCTTCAGTGCAGTGGTGGCGGGGATCTATCTCCTGCTTGAGTGTCTCCCGATGCCGCGGGTGCGGGCCGCGCTCCCGCCACTTGTCCTCGCCTTCGTCGCGGGGGCGTATCTTCTGGGGGCGTTCGGCCAGTTCCCGGCCCGATTCCCGCTCTCGATTCTTTCTCTTGCCATGGCCGTGCTCACGCCCTGGCCGGTGGTGGCATCCGGGTTCGGGTCAGGGCGGCGGCCCTGGGTGCTGGTGTTGATCGCTGCGTTTACGACGACCCTCCTGGCCACTGCGCTGAATTTCTTCCCCTACGTCGGCGGCCCGGGCCAGGTCGCATATATGCCTGATATCGGCCTCGATATCTTCTTTGAGATCGGTGAGACAGTCTGTATTGCGTGCCTCGTCTGGGCAGTGATGCTCCTGCTCGGCCGTCTCAGGGAGGGGGAGCGGGTCTTCCTCCTCGTGCCGCTGCTGGTGATCGTGTGGGTGGGCCTCTCACGAGGGGCGCCTTCCTCGCTCTTCCCTGAGGGTGCGCTCATCGCCGGCGGAGTTGCGTCGGTGCTCCTCCTGGCCGCCGCCCCTCTCGCCGGTCGGCGACGTGTCGGGGCGCTGTTGCTCGTCGTCGCGGCGGCTCTGACGGTGGCAGGGGGTCATGCCCTTATCCTCACGCCTGGTGGCGAGTGGGCTACTATCAGTGTCGCCCTCTTCATCGTCCTGATGCTTGCCCTGGGCACGGCCGCCGGGCTCATCCTCATTCAGCCGGAGGGCCTGCCCTGGTGCATGGGTGCGGCCTTCGCCGCCCCGCTCCTCGTCGCCCTGGGGTATCGGCTCGTCGGGGGAAACTGGTGGGAGATCTGGGAGCGGGTCGGGGCATCTCTCCTTTCTCTCCTTCTGCTCGGTGCGGTGAGTACTCTTGCTGCGGCGACGATCGGCGGGTTTGCGAGGTGGGCGAAGAGCGGGAAAGACGAGGGGCCGGTGCATTCGGAGTAGGTTGTGGGCAGCACAGTCGGGTGATCAGATGAACACGACAGAATGGCGGAAGGTTCGACAGCGTTGTTCTATGATGAGGCACGCACCGCCTCCGCTCAATGTTTTCCCTTCTTCCTGAGCACGCTGTTCCCTGACTCTGTCCTATTGTCCCGGACTTCAAGGAGCGCGGCGATCACCTCCATCGAGTGACCGTCGGTTCTTCGGTGAAATCTCGGCGCTCTCAGACTAAGCCCTTCGATTCTGCGCCCTTGCATCGGTCCCCCCGTGCGAGTCTGATAGGGGTGGGAGGGCATACCTCTATATATGGGTTGCGCCCCGGCTCACTCGTACCGAAGCGCCTCGATCGGGTCGAGGCGCGAGGCCTTCCAGGCCGGATACACCCCTGAGAGGAGACTGGTACCGAGGCCAAAGCCCATCCCGAGGAGGACCGACCCGATCCCATCAGGCCCAAGGCCGGTCGGCACCGTCCCGTACCCCGCAAAGACGGTCTCCGCGACCGAAGCGGTGACGGCCATGCCGGCAACGGTGGAGACGGCGCCGCCGATGAGGCTCCCGGCGACGCCGAGGATGAGCGCCTCGTACAGGAACATGCGCATCACCTCGGTGCGTCGCGCCCCGATGGAGCGCATCACCCCGATCTCGTGGAAGCGTTCGGTGACCGAGATGATCATCACGTTCAGGATCGAGACGCCGGCGACGAGGAGGGCGACCCCACCGATGCCGAGGAGGAAGATCGAGATGGCGTCGTAGGTCTGGTAGAAGAGTTCGAGGATCTCCCGCGAGTCCTGGACGTCCACCACTTCCTTTCGCCGGTTGAACTGGTCGGCGATGGCCTTTTTCACCGCCGGGATATCGCCGAGGTCGGTGACCTTCACCACCACCCGGTCGTACGCGGGTTCGGGGTGGCGCTCGGTGTACCATCCATGGGTGACGACGACGGCATAGTCGGGGTTGATGTCGATGCCCATGCCCCGCTCCTCCAGCACACCTGCGACCCGCACGTCCTCGCCGCCGAGGTTAATCCGCCCGCCTGCCCGCACCTCGGCCTCCTCTGCCAGGAGCGATCCGACAAGGACGCTCTTCCCTGAAGACGGCGGCAGGGCGCCGTCCTCGACGTCGAGGAGCACCGGGATGTCGTCATGGTGGATGACGATCACCGGGACATACCCTTTTTTCCGGCCTCTCTCCAGGAGTTCGGCGGTCTGAAACAGAGGCACCGCCTGATATGGCCCAACGGCTCGCTCGATCCGATCCAGGTCACGCTCGGTGAGCCCGCCGGCCAGGGCCGAGCGCGGGTCGAAGGGGTCGCCGCTCGCGGCCGCAAGGTGGGGAGTGACGACCACCGTGTCTGAGACGTCGGCGACGAGGCCGGAGAAGAGGATGATGAGGTTGTTGCCCAGGATCCCGAGGGTGGCGATGGCCGCGACCCCGATGACGATCCCGAGGGCCGCCAGCCCGGACCTGACCCAGTGGCGTCTGAGGTTCCTGACCGCAAAGGTGAGAAAGATCCCGGCCACTCCCTTCACCCCCGCAACGCCTCGATCGGTGTCATCTGTGCGGCCTGCCATGCGGGATACACCCCGGCGGCGACGCTGGTCACGATCCCGAAGAGCATCGCACCCAGGATGTAGGCGACCGAGAGGGGGTCGAAGACCGTCGCCCCCTCGGCAAAGGTCGTCCCGGCGGTGAAGACTTCGATGGCGGCGAGGCTGATCACATACCCGCCGACAAAACTGAGGGCGCCGCCGATGAGGCTCCCGGCGAGGCCGAGGACCAGGGCCTCGTACAGGAACATGCGCATCACCTCCCCTCGCAGGGCGCCGATGGAGCGC contains:
- a CDS encoding ABC transporter permease, whose translation is MAGRTDDTDRGVAGVKGVAGIFLTFAVRNLRRHWVRSGLAALGIVIGVAAIATLGILGNNLIILFSGLVADVSDTVVVTPHLAAASGDPFDPRSALAGGLTERDLDRIERAVGPYQAVPLFQTAELLERGRKKGYVPVIVIHHDDIPVLLDVEDGALPPSSGKSVLVGSLLAEEAEVRAGGRINLGGEDVRVAGVLEERGMGIDINPDYAVVVTHGWYTERHPEPAYDRVVVKVTDLGDIPAVKKAIADQFNRRKEVVDVQDSREILELFYQTYDAISIFLLGIGGVALLVAGVSILNVMIISVTERFHEIGVMRSIGARRTEVMRMFLYEALILGVAGSLIGGAVSTVAGMAVTASVAETVFAGYGTVPTGLGPDGIGSVLLGMGFGLGTSLLSGVYPAWKASRLDPIEALRYE